Proteins encoded in a region of the Brevundimonas vesicularis genome:
- a CDS encoding FliM/FliN family flagellar motor switch protein, whose amino-acid sequence MTQINAVDVEISVVLGRSVLPMSQLLRMGRGAVIPLDAAEGDEVWILANNYPVARGEIEIRDDRIAITVTRQADVYDFMAGSA is encoded by the coding sequence GTGACCCAGATCAACGCCGTCGATGTCGAAATCTCAGTGGTGCTGGGTCGCTCGGTGCTGCCGATGTCGCAACTGCTGCGCATGGGTCGCGGCGCGGTGATTCCCCTGGACGCCGCAGAGGGCGACGAGGTCTGGATCCTAGCCAACAACTATCCGGTCGCGCGCGGCGAAATCGAGATCCGAGACGACCGTATCGCCATCACCGTCACCCGCCAGGCGGACGTGTACGACTTCATGGCCGGGTCGGCCTGA
- the lipB gene encoding lipoyl(octanoyl) transferase LipB: protein MLAEPLSPSLQKLRLDDGRPVEWAVSKGYVDYAAAEAFMEARVAAIAAGKAHEMVWLLEHPPLYTAGVSAKDDDLLDAGRFPVHRTGRGGQFTYHGPGQRVAYVMLDLNRRGKDVRCFVRGLELWLIGALDTFGVKADIRPGRVGVWVERKGAGWSREDKIAAIGVKVRKWVSFHGISLNVEPDLDHFGGIVPCGIQEHGVTSLADLGVLATMDEADEALRRSFDRIFGAAVEASAPL, encoded by the coding sequence ATGCTTGCTGAGCCGTTAAGCCCGTCCCTTCAGAAACTGCGTCTCGACGATGGCCGACCGGTCGAATGGGCCGTGTCGAAAGGCTACGTCGACTATGCGGCCGCGGAGGCTTTCATGGAGGCGCGCGTCGCCGCCATTGCGGCCGGCAAAGCGCATGAGATGGTCTGGTTGCTGGAACATCCGCCGCTCTACACCGCCGGCGTCTCGGCCAAGGACGACGACCTTCTGGATGCCGGCCGGTTTCCGGTGCATCGCACAGGGCGGGGCGGGCAGTTCACCTATCACGGGCCGGGACAGCGCGTGGCCTATGTGATGCTGGACCTGAACCGGCGCGGCAAGGACGTCCGGTGTTTCGTGCGCGGGCTTGAGCTGTGGCTGATCGGCGCCCTGGATACGTTCGGCGTAAAGGCCGACATCCGGCCGGGCCGCGTGGGCGTGTGGGTCGAGCGCAAGGGGGCGGGCTGGTCGCGTGAAGACAAGATCGCCGCCATCGGCGTCAAGGTCCGCAAATGGGTCAGCTTCCACGGCATCAGCCTGAACGTAGAGCCGGACCTGGATCATTTCGGCGGCATCGTCCCGTGCGGCATTCAGGAACACGGCGTCACCAGCCTTGCCGATCTCGGCGTTCTGGCGACGATGGACGAGGCGGACGAGGCCTTGAGGCGCAGCTTCGATCGGATCTTCGGCGCAGCGGTCGAGGCGTCGGCGCCGCTTTGA
- the mgtE gene encoding magnesium transporter translates to MSTTDTAFAPDETLDNEDHAALDEDYVLTPQFVEKVVDAADDGDGMRLRSLLEDLHPADVADLMGFLTAEHRAVVVLWLPPELLAETLPELDDNIREEVLERVPHGTLAEALQELDSDDAAAVVEDLEDDQRERVLAAMPEVDRAAIESSLGYAEESAGRLMQREVMAAPQFWSVGDTIDHIRKQGDDLPELFFDIYVVDPLNRPVGGVPISGLLRAARTVALTDLMEPINEIAVDQDQEEVAYIFEKYHLISAPVVDAAGRLVGQITVDDIVNIIQEENREDILRLAGVADEDRGSSVPEIVRGRVPWLAINLATAALGASVIGLFEATIQQIVALAVLMPIVSAIGGNAGTQALTVTVRALATRELNSSNAPRTFWREMMVGLANGLILAPLIGIAAGFWFRDEDWKIGLVIGAAMILNLLVAASIGVLTPLTLSKLKFDPAVSSAVFVTATTDFFGFLIFLGLATLVLL, encoded by the coding sequence GTGAGCACCACGGACACCGCCTTTGCTCCAGACGAGACGCTCGATAACGAAGACCACGCCGCCCTGGACGAGGACTATGTCCTCACCCCTCAATTCGTCGAGAAAGTCGTGGACGCCGCCGACGACGGCGACGGGATGCGGCTGCGCTCGCTGCTGGAAGACCTGCACCCGGCCGACGTCGCTGACCTGATGGGCTTTCTGACGGCGGAACACCGCGCCGTCGTCGTGCTGTGGTTGCCGCCCGAGCTTCTGGCCGAGACCCTGCCCGAGCTCGACGACAATATCCGCGAAGAGGTGCTGGAGCGGGTCCCGCACGGCACCCTGGCCGAGGCGCTGCAGGAACTGGATTCCGACGACGCCGCCGCCGTCGTCGAAGACCTGGAAGACGACCAGCGCGAACGCGTTCTGGCCGCCATGCCCGAAGTCGATCGCGCCGCCATCGAAAGCAGCCTGGGCTATGCGGAAGAGTCCGCCGGCCGCCTGATGCAGCGCGAGGTGATGGCCGCGCCCCAGTTCTGGAGCGTGGGCGACACCATCGACCACATCCGCAAACAGGGCGACGACCTGCCCGAGCTTTTCTTCGACATCTATGTCGTCGATCCGCTGAACCGTCCGGTCGGCGGCGTGCCGATCAGCGGTCTTCTACGCGCCGCCCGAACCGTCGCCCTGACCGATCTGATGGAGCCGATCAACGAGATCGCCGTCGATCAGGATCAGGAAGAAGTCGCCTACATCTTCGAGAAATACCACCTGATCTCGGCGCCCGTCGTGGACGCGGCCGGTCGGCTGGTCGGTCAGATCACCGTCGATGACATCGTCAACATCATTCAGGAAGAAAACCGCGAGGACATTCTGCGTCTGGCCGGTGTCGCCGATGAGGACCGCGGTTCGTCCGTGCCCGAGATCGTGCGCGGTCGCGTGCCCTGGCTGGCGATAAATCTGGCGACGGCGGCGCTGGGCGCCAGTGTCATCGGCCTGTTCGAGGCCACCATCCAGCAGATCGTCGCCCTCGCCGTCCTGATGCCAATCGTCTCGGCCATCGGCGGCAACGCCGGCACCCAGGCCCTGACCGTGACCGTACGCGCCCTGGCGACGCGCGAGCTGAACAGTTCGAACGCCCCGCGCACCTTCTGGCGGGAAATGATGGTCGGCCTGGCCAACGGCCTGATCCTGGCCCCCCTGATCGGCATCGCTGCGGGCTTCTGGTTCAGAGACGAAGACTGGAAGATCGGCCTGGTGATCGGCGCGGCCATGATCCTGAACCTGTTGGTCGCCGCTTCGATCGGGGTCCTGACGCCCCTGACCCTGTCCAAGCTGAAGTTCGACCCGGCCGTGTCATCGGCCGTGTTCGTAACGGCGACCACCGACTTCTTCGGCTTTTTGATCTTCCTTGGTCTGGCCACACTGGTGCTGCTCTAG